In the Bacillus shivajii genome, one interval contains:
- a CDS encoding MurR/RpiR family transcriptional regulator, translating into MLDNEVYQRMIQQREKMSKSHKKIANYLIENHETAPFLTASKLAKNVQVGEATVIRFAFFLNYKGYPDLQRHLQEALQRKMTSAEVLARTTDENEQTEHVVKEVLSDDIQNLKMTLNQVDPNIFESAVNELVHAERIYIIAYRSATSIGQFLEFYLDLVLQNAELIRQADGVSEHLLDISDKDVVIGLGFSRYTKRTVEVLKYVKQRDAKTIVITDHLMSPLVPYGDLNLISSTEINSFIDSFSAPMSIASALITALTRSEHKNVEKRLKELEGLWDTFDVFYD; encoded by the coding sequence ATGTTAGACAATGAAGTATATCAGCGGATGATACAACAACGTGAAAAAATGAGTAAATCTCATAAAAAAATTGCAAATTATCTGATTGAAAATCATGAAACAGCTCCTTTTCTCACTGCTTCAAAGCTTGCAAAAAATGTGCAAGTAGGAGAAGCAACTGTTATTCGCTTTGCGTTCTTCCTAAATTATAAAGGTTATCCAGACTTGCAGCGTCACCTGCAAGAGGCGCTGCAAAGAAAGATGACCTCTGCAGAAGTTTTAGCGAGGACAACTGATGAGAATGAACAGACTGAGCATGTCGTAAAAGAAGTTTTATCAGATGATATTCAAAATTTAAAAATGACGTTAAATCAAGTTGACCCAAATATATTTGAAAGTGCAGTTAATGAACTTGTTCATGCAGAACGAATATATATTATTGCTTACCGAAGTGCAACAAGCATTGGCCAATTTTTAGAATTTTATTTGGATTTAGTCCTTCAAAACGCAGAGCTCATCCGTCAAGCAGACGGTGTATCAGAACATTTACTCGATATATCTGATAAAGATGTCGTAATTGGACTAGGGTTTTCTCGTTATACAAAACGAACAGTTGAAGTATTAAAATATGTGAAACAAAGAGACGCTAAAACAATTGTTATAACTGACCATTTAATGAGTCCACTCGTTCCTTATGGTGATTTAAACCTTATTTCTTCTACTGAAATTAACTCATTTATTGATTCTTTTTCAGCCCCGATGAGCATTGCGAGTGCACTAATTACGGCTTTAACTCGATCAGAGCATAAAAATGTTGAAAAACGTTTAAAAGAGCTTGAAGGATTATGGGATACATTTGATGTGTTTTATGACTAA
- a CDS encoding aspartate aminotransferase family protein, with product MAIRKFDHPFIEYGKKTEQSYKTMKEAGEHLPGGVTANIKHFAPYPIVMKKAKGAWVEDVDGNQYVDYLMAYGSLALGHGSSLVKEAIVQQIDQDGTNLFGTPHQMEVDFAKKVKEHYPSMEKMRFTNSGTEATLLAVRLATAYTGKSKIAKFEGHYHGGYNEVLYSINPPINEAGQEDRPNPVPESAGLNSFGDDAPLILPFNQIEATEKLIKEHATELAAVMIEPVQGGFIPAEHSFIKKLREITERYGILLIFDEVKTGFRVALGGGQERYEVTPDITTLGKVVGGGFPIGVVGGKDDILNISRPKTTGDVFDAGQSKTSTAKDILFHSGTYNGHPTILAAGLATIKHLEKDFHRVITNTEILKDKIEEIGEKTGVPLKAVGVGSIFSVVCTQESKIRHYRDLQRTDLNLRKEIDFELLQEGIYTKPLNRYSVSTAHGQKEIDKTVDAYEKVLKQRMRRRGMS from the coding sequence ATGGCCATACGTAAATTTGATCATCCTTTTATTGAGTATGGGAAGAAAACAGAACAGTCCTACAAAACGATGAAAGAGGCTGGAGAACACTTACCTGGTGGTGTAACTGCCAATATTAAACACTTTGCACCTTATCCAATAGTTATGAAGAAAGCGAAAGGTGCATGGGTTGAGGATGTCGATGGCAATCAATATGTTGATTATTTAATGGCGTACGGTTCATTAGCTTTAGGACACGGTTCTTCATTAGTTAAAGAAGCAATCGTTCAGCAAATAGATCAAGATGGAACAAATTTATTTGGGACACCGCATCAGATGGAAGTTGACTTTGCAAAGAAGGTTAAAGAACATTATCCTTCTATGGAAAAAATGCGCTTCACTAATTCTGGAACTGAAGCTACATTACTTGCAGTGCGGCTAGCAACTGCTTATACAGGAAAAAGTAAAATAGCAAAGTTTGAAGGCCATTATCACGGTGGCTACAATGAAGTTCTATATAGTATAAACCCTCCAATAAATGAAGCAGGTCAAGAAGATAGGCCAAATCCAGTCCCAGAGTCAGCAGGACTGAATAGTTTTGGAGATGACGCACCTCTTATACTCCCATTCAACCAAATTGAAGCAACAGAAAAACTAATAAAAGAACATGCCACAGAGTTAGCCGCAGTTATGATTGAACCAGTTCAAGGTGGTTTTATACCAGCTGAACATTCATTTATAAAAAAGCTAAGAGAAATTACTGAAAGGTATGGGATATTACTAATTTTTGATGAAGTGAAAACAGGTTTTCGAGTTGCGTTAGGTGGCGGTCAAGAACGATACGAAGTGACTCCGGATATAACGACGTTAGGGAAAGTAGTTGGTGGAGGCTTTCCAATTGGTGTTGTTGGTGGGAAAGACGATATATTAAACATTAGCCGACCAAAAACTACAGGGGATGTATTTGATGCTGGGCAAAGTAAAACATCAACAGCAAAAGATATTCTCTTTCATAGTGGAACGTATAATGGTCATCCAACTATTTTAGCTGCAGGATTGGCGACAATAAAACATCTAGAAAAGGATTTTCATAGAGTCATCACGAATACAGAGATATTGAAGGATAAAATAGAGGAAATTGGTGAAAAGACAGGAGTACCGTTGAAAGCTGTTGGAGTAGGCTCGATTTTTAGTGTAGTATGTACACAAGAGAGTAAAATTCGACATTATCGTGACCTTCAACGAACAGACCTGAATTTAAGGAAAGAAATAGATTTCGAACTGTTACAAGAAGGGATTTATACGAAACCTTTAAATAGATATAGCGTATCAACGGCACATGGTCAAAAAGAGATAGATAAAACGGTTGATGCGTATGAGAAGGTGTTAAAACAACGTATGAGGAGGCGAGGTATGTCGTAA
- a CDS encoding KamA family radical SAM protein, with translation MAQPKYIMNIDKIEQIPEEERKKLKEITEKFVFRVNDYYLNLIDWNDPNDPIKKLIIPNEGELDEYGRWDASDEDTNYAAPGCQHKYDATALLIVSEVCGAYCRYCFRKRLFRNDIKEAMADVQPGIEYIKEHPEISNVLLTGGDSLILATKKLRKIIEQLREIPHVKIIRLGSKMPVFNPMRIYEDQELLDLIREYSTPEQRIYVMAHINHPNEITEEAKKGFEALHDAGAIVVNQTPVLKGINDDPDVLADLLDQLSWAGVTPYYFFINRPVAGNNDFVLTLEEAYNIVEEAKAKTSGLGKRVRLSMSHTSGKIEILAIEDGKAYLKYHQSRDGNYGKFMALDCPKDAAWFDDLPGNEQYWDKPEKKTEAVVSANEKIKEKETQNV, from the coding sequence ATGGCACAACCGAAGTACATTATGAACATTGATAAGATTGAACAAATTCCAGAAGAAGAACGAAAAAAATTGAAAGAAATTACTGAGAAGTTTGTTTTTCGTGTAAACGATTACTATTTAAACTTAATTGATTGGAACGACCCAAACGATCCTATTAAAAAATTAATTATCCCAAATGAAGGGGAATTAGATGAGTATGGACGCTGGGACGCTTCTGATGAAGATACAAACTATGCTGCACCAGGATGTCAGCATAAATATGATGCTACAGCTTTGCTTATCGTTTCTGAAGTTTGTGGAGCTTATTGCCGTTACTGCTTCCGTAAGCGCTTGTTCCGTAATGATATTAAGGAAGCAATGGCTGATGTACAGCCAGGGATTGAGTACATTAAAGAGCACCCTGAAATTAGCAACGTATTATTAACTGGTGGTGACTCATTGATCTTAGCAACGAAAAAACTTCGTAAAATCATTGAGCAGCTTCGTGAGATCCCACACGTGAAAATTATTCGTCTCGGATCAAAAATGCCAGTATTTAACCCTATGCGTATATACGAGGATCAAGAGTTACTTGATTTAATTCGTGAATATTCAACTCCTGAACAGCGTATTTATGTCATGGCGCACATTAACCACCCAAATGAAATTACTGAAGAAGCGAAAAAAGGTTTCGAAGCACTTCATGATGCAGGGGCAATTGTTGTAAACCAAACTCCAGTATTGAAAGGTATTAATGATGATCCAGACGTATTAGCTGATCTATTAGATCAACTATCGTGGGCAGGGGTTACACCTTATTACTTCTTCATTAACCGCCCAGTTGCCGGAAACAACGACTTCGTACTTACATTAGAAGAAGCGTATAATATTGTTGAAGAAGCAAAAGCAAAAACATCAGGCCTTGGAAAACGTGTCCGTTTATCGATGAGTCATACATCAGGAAAAATTGAAATACTAGCTATTGAAGATGGAAAAGCATACTTAAAGTACCACCAATCTCGTGACGGTAATTACGGTAAATTTATGGCCCTAGACTGTCCAAAAGACGCTGCTTGGTTCGATGACCTACCTGGAAACGAACAATACTGGGATAAACCAGAGAAAAAGACAGAAGCCGTCGTGTCTGCAAACGAAAAAATTAAAGAAAAAGAAACACAAAACGTTTAA